From the Rhodopirellula halodulae genome, one window contains:
- the nqrF gene encoding NADH:ubiquinone reductase (Na(+)-transporting) subunit F, translating to MLSLPLMIAAFDATEVILGVLMFTVVVIALVLLILAAKSQLVASGPVKITINGQKEVSVPAGGKLLGALADAGIFVSSACGGGGTCAQCKVKVTDGGGDLLATEAGHISKKEAAEGERLSCQVAVKNDMIVEVPPEAFDTQKWECTVKSNNNVATFIKEFVLQLPEGAEVDFRAGGYIQIECPPHEIHYKDFDIDEEYHPDWDQYNIWRYVSKVDEPVIRAYSMANYPGEKGIIMLNVRVASPPPRAPEGTPPGKMSSYIFSLKPGDKATISGPYGEFFIKDSDAEMVYIGGGAGMAPLRSHIFELFKRQKTDRKVSYWYGGRSLRELFYIEHFREIEKDFPNFKFNIALSEPQPEDNWDGYVGFIHQVLLDNYLSKHPAPEDIEYYICGPPMMNAAVFRMLDDLGVEPENIAYDDFGG from the coding sequence ATGCTTTCCCTACCTCTGATGATTGCGGCCTTTGACGCTACCGAGGTCATTCTTGGCGTGCTGATGTTCACCGTGGTGGTGATCGCATTGGTGCTGCTCATTTTGGCTGCGAAGAGTCAACTGGTGGCTTCTGGCCCGGTCAAAATCACCATCAACGGCCAAAAAGAAGTTTCGGTTCCCGCCGGTGGTAAATTGCTGGGGGCCCTCGCGGATGCGGGAATCTTCGTCAGCAGTGCATGCGGTGGCGGTGGTACCTGTGCCCAATGCAAAGTGAAAGTGACCGACGGCGGAGGCGACCTGCTCGCAACCGAAGCCGGGCACATCAGCAAGAAGGAAGCCGCAGAAGGCGAGCGTCTTTCATGTCAGGTTGCGGTCAAGAATGACATGATTGTGGAAGTTCCACCGGAAGCGTTTGACACGCAAAAGTGGGAATGCACAGTCAAGAGCAACAACAACGTCGCGACGTTCATCAAAGAGTTCGTCCTTCAGTTGCCCGAAGGTGCCGAGGTCGATTTCCGTGCCGGTGGTTACATCCAGATCGAATGTCCTCCGCACGAAATTCACTATAAAGACTTTGACATCGACGAAGAGTATCACCCGGATTGGGACCAATACAACATTTGGCGTTACGTGTCGAAGGTTGACGAGCCCGTCATTCGTGCTTATTCGATGGCCAACTATCCCGGCGAAAAGGGCATCATCATGCTCAACGTCCGGGTTGCTTCGCCGCCACCGCGTGCACCCGAAGGCACGCCGCCAGGGAAAATGAGTAGTTACATCTTCTCGTTGAAGCCAGGAGACAAGGCAACGATCAGTGGTCCTTATGGAGAGTTCTTCATCAAGGACAGCGATGCCGAGATGGTTTACATCGGTGGTGGTGCAGGGATGGCTCCCTTGCGTAGCCATATCTTCGAATTGTTCAAACGTCAGAAAACGGATCGCAAGGTCAGCTACTGGTACGGTGGTCGAAGTCTTCGTGAATTGTTCTACATCGAGCACTTCCGTGAGATCGAAAAGGACTTCCCGAATTTCAAGTTCAACATCGCGTTGTCAGAGCCTCAGCCCGAGGACAACTGGGACGGATATGTTGGATTCATCCACCAAGTCTTGCTCGATAACTACCTCAGCAAACACCCCGCACCCGAAGACATCGAGTACTACATCTGTGGTCCTCCGATGATGAACGCGGCTGTCTTCCGTATGCTCGATGATCTTGGGGTTGAGCCCGAGAACATCGCCTACGATGACTTCGGCGGCTGA
- a CDS encoding Na(+)-translocating NADH-quinone reductase subunit A: MAMTQSVTRIKKGLDLPITGCPEQHIEAGPAIRQVALLGDDYIGMKPTMLVAAGDRVVLGQPVFEDKKTPGVVYTSPATGTVADVVRGAKRKFEAIIIDVDAGSEESTTIEGIAGSDPLALGREKLVDGLVKIGLWPSLRTRPFGKVPMIDSVPHSIFVTAIDTNPLAADPAVVLADRKDQFVLGLQALTQLTDGAVHLCQAENASVPGGDVNGVQSASFAGPHPAGLPGTHIHFLDPVNLNKTVWYIGYQDVIAIGSFLQTGQLDTRRVISLAGPMVNQPRLIETRSGACVDELIEGEVNTSVNLRVISGSVLNGHTAVAPHQFLGRYHNQVSVIEEGDHREFLGWQKPGFDKYSVSRIFASAMTPDRKFDFTSSTGGSERAMVPLGTYEKVMPLDVLATQLLRSLIVRDTDSAQQLGVLELEEEDLALCTFVCPGKYEYGSLIRENLTTIEREG, from the coding sequence ATGGCAATGACTCAAAGCGTGACCCGGATCAAGAAGGGCCTCGACCTTCCCATCACGGGATGCCCCGAACAGCACATTGAAGCCGGTCCTGCGATCCGCCAAGTGGCATTGTTGGGCGACGATTACATCGGAATGAAGCCAACGATGTTGGTGGCCGCGGGCGACCGCGTGGTCTTGGGCCAGCCGGTGTTCGAAGACAAGAAAACACCGGGTGTTGTCTATACATCACCCGCGACGGGAACGGTCGCCGACGTGGTTCGCGGTGCCAAACGTAAATTCGAAGCGATCATCATCGACGTTGACGCTGGCTCCGAGGAAAGCACGACGATCGAAGGCATTGCCGGATCAGACCCGCTGGCTTTGGGCCGCGAAAAGTTGGTCGACGGTTTGGTCAAGATTGGATTGTGGCCGTCGCTTCGCACGCGTCCATTCGGCAAGGTGCCAATGATCGATAGCGTGCCTCACTCGATCTTCGTCACCGCGATCGACACCAATCCATTGGCTGCGGATCCCGCGGTGGTTTTGGCGGACCGCAAAGACCAATTCGTCTTGGGTTTGCAGGCGTTGACCCAATTGACCGACGGTGCGGTTCACCTGTGCCAAGCCGAGAACGCATCGGTGCCGGGTGGCGACGTCAACGGCGTGCAGTCGGCTTCCTTCGCCGGTCCTCACCCCGCCGGTTTGCCCGGAACACACATTCATTTCCTGGATCCCGTCAATCTGAACAAAACGGTTTGGTACATCGGTTACCAAGACGTGATTGCGATCGGTTCGTTCTTACAGACCGGGCAACTGGACACACGCCGCGTGATCTCGCTGGCCGGTCCAATGGTGAACCAACCACGTTTGATCGAAACTCGATCCGGAGCTTGTGTCGATGAATTGATCGAAGGCGAAGTCAACACCTCGGTGAATCTGCGAGTGATCTCAGGTTCGGTGTTGAACGGCCACACCGCCGTCGCGCCGCATCAGTTCTTGGGACGCTATCACAACCAAGTCTCGGTGATTGAAGAAGGCGACCACCGCGAATTCTTGGGATGGCAAAAGCCCGGTTTCGACAAATACTCGGTCAGTCGCATCTTTGCCTCGGCCATGACGCCGGACCGCAAATTCGACTTCACGTCGTCGACCGGTGGCAGTGAGCGGGCCATGGTCCCGTTGGGCACCTACGAAAAAGTGATGCCGTTGGACGTGTTGGCGACTCAGTTGTTGCGATCGTTGATCGTTCGTGACACGGATTCGGCCCAGCAGCTCGGCGTTCTCGAACTAGAAGAAGAAGACTTGGCCCTGTGCACATTTGTGTGCCCCGGCAAATACGAATATGGATCCTTGATCCGAGAAAACCTGACAACCATTGAGCGTGAAGGTTAA
- a CDS encoding NADH:ubiquinone reductase (Na(+)-transporting) subunit B, which produces MKALRDAFDRVHPFFAKGGLLEKAYPMYEALDTFLFTPGETAHGRTHVRDNIDLKRMMITVVFALIPVTLFGMWNTGYQANSAIQKMTEANVDFDYDWHHTVHTAIGLGHDPANHIDNFVYGAIFFIPIYVVCMFVGGHVELVFSVLRGHEINEGFLVTGLLFPLTLPASIPLWQVAVGIAFGVIVAKEVFGGTGRNFLNVALTSRAFLYFAYAGQISGDKVWTAVDGFSGATALGQMANARDNAVESLGAVQYVWGAEEPITWMQAFIGTIQGCVGETSALLCLVGALILIASGIGSWKIMGGVVAGVTATALLLNGIGSETNPMFAVPFYWHLVIGGLAFGLVFMATDPVSASMTELGKWVYGILIGFMTVLIRVVNPAFPEGIMLAILFGNVFAPLIDWAVVQLNIRRRAARYVTA; this is translated from the coding sequence ATGAAAGCACTACGCGACGCATTTGATCGCGTCCACCCGTTCTTTGCCAAAGGCGGACTGCTCGAGAAAGCGTACCCGATGTACGAGGCTCTCGACACGTTCTTGTTCACGCCCGGCGAGACGGCTCACGGACGCACGCACGTGCGCGACAACATTGACCTGAAACGCATGATGATCACGGTCGTCTTTGCATTGATTCCGGTCACGTTGTTCGGCATGTGGAACACGGGCTATCAAGCCAACTCGGCCATCCAAAAGATGACCGAAGCCAACGTCGATTTCGACTACGACTGGCACCACACCGTGCACACGGCCATTGGTCTGGGGCACGACCCCGCCAACCACATCGACAACTTCGTTTATGGGGCGATCTTCTTCATCCCGATCTACGTCGTTTGTATGTTTGTCGGTGGTCACGTGGAGTTGGTGTTCAGTGTGCTGCGAGGCCACGAAATCAACGAGGGTTTCCTGGTCACCGGTTTGTTGTTTCCGCTCACGCTTCCCGCTTCGATCCCGCTTTGGCAAGTCGCCGTGGGCATCGCGTTTGGTGTGATTGTCGCGAAAGAAGTCTTTGGCGGCACGGGACGCAACTTCCTGAACGTGGCACTGACTTCGCGAGCTTTCCTGTACTTCGCCTACGCGGGCCAAATCAGCGGTGACAAAGTTTGGACCGCTGTGGATGGCTTCTCCGGTGCAACGGCACTGGGGCAAATGGCAAACGCACGTGACAACGCGGTGGAATCGCTGGGTGCGGTTCAATACGTGTGGGGTGCGGAAGAACCGATCACGTGGATGCAAGCGTTCATCGGAACAATTCAAGGTTGCGTCGGTGAAACGAGTGCTCTGCTTTGTCTGGTCGGAGCATTGATCCTGATCGCCAGCGGAATTGGTTCGTGGAAGATCATGGGTGGCGTGGTCGCTGGCGTGACCGCGACTGCTCTGTTGCTAAACGGCATCGGCAGCGAAACCAATCCCATGTTCGCGGTACCGTTTTACTGGCACCTGGTCATCGGCGGCTTGGCATTCGGTTTGGTCTTCATGGCCACCGACCCAGTCAGTGCTTCCATGACGGAGCTTGGGAAATGGGTTTACGGAATCCTGATCGGATTCATGACCGTCCTGATTCGCGTCGTGAACCCTGCTTTCCCAGAAGGCATCATGCTGGCGATCTTGTTCGGCAACGTGTTCGCACCGTTGATCGACTGGGCCGTCGTCCAACTCAACATTCGACGGAGGGCCGCACGTTATGTCACAGCCTGA
- a CDS encoding NADH:ubiquinone reductase (Na(+)-transporting) subunit D: MAAPKVGKVLFGPVIDNNPIALQILGICSALAVTTSIQVSIVMSLAVIAVTACSNAAVSAIRHFIPGSIRIIVQMTVIASLVIVVDQVLKAYMYDISKQLSVFVGLIITNCIVMGRAEGFAMKNGVWVSFLDGIGNGLGYGMVLLVVAFFRELFGSGSLLGFELFQLDRNGGWYNPNNLMLLPPSAFFIIGFLIWVIRANKPEQIEEA; the protein is encoded by the coding sequence ATGGCTGCCCCCAAAGTCGGCAAGGTCCTGTTCGGACCCGTCATCGACAACAACCCCATCGCGTTGCAGATCCTTGGGATTTGCAGTGCTTTGGCGGTGACAACGAGTATCCAAGTTTCGATCGTGATGTCACTCGCGGTGATCGCGGTGACGGCGTGTTCGAACGCGGCGGTCTCGGCGATTCGGCACTTCATTCCCGGCAGCATCCGCATCATCGTGCAGATGACGGTGATTGCGTCGTTGGTGATCGTGGTTGACCAAGTCCTGAAGGCTTACATGTACGACATCAGCAAGCAATTGTCGGTGTTCGTCGGTCTGATCATCACGAACTGTATCGTCATGGGACGAGCGGAAGGCTTCGCGATGAAAAACGGCGTCTGGGTCAGCTTCCTGGACGGGATCGGCAACGGTCTTGGTTACGGCATGGTGTTGCTCGTCGTCGCGTTCTTCCGCGAATTGTTCGGCAGCGGTTCGCTGTTGGGCTTCGAACTGTTTCAACTGGACCGCAACGGCGGCTGGTACAACCCGAACAACTTGATGCTGTTGCCGCCCAGTGCGTTCTTCATCATCGGGTTCTTGATTTGGGTCATTCGTGCCAACAAACCCGAACAAATTGAGGAGGCCTAA
- the nqrE gene encoding NADH:ubiquinone reductase (Na(+)-transporting) subunit E, which yields MLEQYLSVFLKAVFVENLALAFFLGMCTFLAVSKNVKTAIGLGIAVIAIETITVPANQLIYSLLLKKGALTWMNGFIGTDTINFADVDLTFLGFISYIGVIAAMVQILEMFLDRFLPSLYNALGIFLPLITVNCAILGASLFMEQREYAFGESVVFGFGCGVGWALAIMALAGIREKLKYSDVPPPLRGLGITFITVGLMSLAFMSFSGIQL from the coding sequence ATGCTCGAACAATATCTCAGCGTCTTTTTGAAGGCGGTTTTCGTCGAGAACCTCGCGTTGGCGTTCTTCCTGGGAATGTGCACGTTTTTGGCGGTCAGTAAGAACGTCAAAACGGCCATCGGATTGGGAATCGCTGTGATCGCGATTGAAACGATCACGGTTCCGGCTAACCAGTTGATCTACAGTTTGCTCTTGAAGAAGGGCGCGTTGACTTGGATGAACGGTTTCATCGGCACGGACACGATCAACTTCGCCGATGTCGACCTCACGTTCCTCGGATTCATCAGCTATATCGGCGTGATCGCCGCGATGGTTCAGATCCTCGAGATGTTCCTGGATCGATTCCTGCCAAGTCTTTACAACGCCCTGGGGATTTTCCTCCCGCTGATCACCGTGAACTGCGCCATCTTGGGTGCGTCGTTGTTCATGGAGCAGCGAGAGTACGCGTTTGGTGAATCGGTTGTCTTCGGTTTCGGCTGCGGTGTCGGTTGGGCCTTGGCGATCATGGCTCTCGCCGGAATTCGCGAAAAATTGAAATACAGCGACGTTCCTCCGCCACTTCGCGGTTTGGGAATCACCTTCATCACGGTTGGATTGATGTCGCTTGCGTTCATGTCGTTCAGCGGTATCCAGTTGTAA
- a CDS encoding Na(+)-translocating NADH-quinone reductase subunit C produces MSQPDSTMKTILTAAVLCVVCSLAVSAAAVALRPAQEENKVLDRQRNILDAAGLSMGEFGKLSSELDKEQIETLWTWVSEELVDLETGEVNTELNPEEYDPREAAKKDDQSIEITEPTFDIGVPRREKVARVYYVKKPGSEKVEMVVLPVYGKGLWSTLYGYMALKNDLETIAGLTFYEHAETPGLGGEVDNTKWKAQWVGNKLYDADGNPAARVAKGPAPDGDEYAVDGLSGATITCRGVTNLVRYWAGPNGYGPFLDQLKKRISGDASAEADQPETDVESGVEQYDIDNAGTKEPVGE; encoded by the coding sequence ATGTCACAGCCTGATTCGACCATGAAGACGATTTTGACCGCCGCCGTTTTGTGCGTGGTCTGCTCGTTGGCCGTGAGTGCCGCCGCTGTGGCATTGCGACCGGCTCAGGAAGAAAACAAAGTCCTCGACCGTCAACGCAACATCTTGGATGCGGCGGGCCTGTCGATGGGCGAATTTGGAAAGCTCTCGTCAGAGCTGGATAAAGAACAAATCGAAACGCTGTGGACTTGGGTCAGCGAAGAGTTGGTCGACCTGGAAACGGGCGAGGTCAACACGGAACTGAACCCCGAGGAGTACGACCCTCGCGAAGCGGCGAAGAAAGACGATCAGAGCATTGAGATCACCGAGCCAACGTTCGACATCGGTGTGCCTCGTCGCGAAAAGGTGGCTCGCGTTTACTACGTGAAAAAGCCGGGGAGCGAAAAGGTCGAGATGGTCGTGCTTCCGGTATACGGCAAAGGCCTTTGGTCCACGTTGTACGGCTACATGGCACTGAAGAACGATCTGGAAACCATCGCTGGTTTGACGTTTTACGAGCACGCCGAAACGCCGGGGCTGGGTGGCGAAGTCGACAACACCAAGTGGAAGGCTCAGTGGGTCGGAAACAAGTTGTATGACGCTGACGGTAACCCCGCCGCTCGTGTCGCCAAAGGGCCGGCTCCTGATGGCGATGAGTACGCGGTCGACGGATTGTCCGGAGCGACGATCACCTGCCGTGGTGTGACGAATCTGGTCCGCTATTGGGCTGGCCCGAACGGATACGGTCCTTTCTTGGATCAATTGAAGAAACGAATTTCCGGTGACGCATCCGCGGAAGCCGATCAACCCGAAACCGACGTTGAAAGTGGTGTCGAACAATACGACATCGACAACGCCGGCACCAAAGAACCGGTGGGAGAGTAA